From the Corythoichthys intestinalis isolate RoL2023-P3 chromosome 15, ASM3026506v1, whole genome shotgun sequence genome, one window contains:
- the fam177a1 gene encoding protein FAM177A1 isoform X1, translating into MADLSLYLTNISLGGTMEADKSPEVVGDMESVEMGTSANRKTKVKLPRRTIYFASGETMEEFSTDEEEEEIVEKKAVTVDTSQLTWGPYFWFHMWRMATSTISVCDYMGEKLASFFGITSPKYQYAIDEYYRIKKEQEEEEEENRLADEAERQFAEQRRSEKNNPVPTTFQQPEASQTSFVNVSFDHEPEAPLNSGDNRAPCPLPS; encoded by the exons ATGGCTGACTTATCATTATATTTAACTAATATTTCTTTGGGAGGAACTATGGAAGCTGATAAA AGTCCAGAAGTGGTGGGAGACATGGAGAGTGTGGAGATGGGCACCTCAGCGAATAGGAAGACAAAGGTCAAGCTTCCCCGCAGGACCATCTACTTTGCTAGTGGTGAAACAATGGAGGAGTTCAGTACTGATGAAGAGGAAGAGGAAATTGTGGAGAAAAAGGCAGTTACTGTGGATACA TCTCAACTGACTTGGGGACCTTACTTCTGGTTCCATATGTGGAGAATGGCCACCTCAACCATATCAG TGTGCGACTACATGGGAGAGAAACTTGCCTCATTTTTCGGCATTACCTCCCCTAAATACCAATACGCTATAGACGAGTACTACCGGATTAAGAAGGAG caagaggaggaagaggaagagAACCGTCTAGCTGACGAGGCTGAGCGTCAATTTGCCGAGCAGCGAAGGAGCGAGAAGAATAATCCGGTTCCGACTACATTTCAGCAGCCTGAAGCATCGCAAACTTCCTTTGTAAATGTGTCTTTTGACCATGAGCCGGAAGCACCTCTTAATAGTGGTGACAACAGGGCACCTTGTCCTCTCCCCTCCTGA
- the fam177a1 gene encoding protein FAM177A1 isoform X2 has translation MFIVRFNSNFRRLSSPEVVGDMESVEMGTSANRKTKVKLPRRTIYFASGETMEEFSTDEEEEEIVEKKAVTVDTSQLTWGPYFWFHMWRMATSTISVCDYMGEKLASFFGITSPKYQYAIDEYYRIKKEQEEEEEENRLADEAERQFAEQRRSEKNNPVPTTFQQPEASQTSFVNVSFDHEPEAPLNSGDNRAPCPLPS, from the exons ATGTTTATTGTTCGTTTTAATTCCAATTTTAGAAGACTTTCC AGTCCAGAAGTGGTGGGAGACATGGAGAGTGTGGAGATGGGCACCTCAGCGAATAGGAAGACAAAGGTCAAGCTTCCCCGCAGGACCATCTACTTTGCTAGTGGTGAAACAATGGAGGAGTTCAGTACTGATGAAGAGGAAGAGGAAATTGTGGAGAAAAAGGCAGTTACTGTGGATACA TCTCAACTGACTTGGGGACCTTACTTCTGGTTCCATATGTGGAGAATGGCCACCTCAACCATATCAG TGTGCGACTACATGGGAGAGAAACTTGCCTCATTTTTCGGCATTACCTCCCCTAAATACCAATACGCTATAGACGAGTACTACCGGATTAAGAAGGAG caagaggaggaagaggaagagAACCGTCTAGCTGACGAGGCTGAGCGTCAATTTGCCGAGCAGCGAAGGAGCGAGAAGAATAATCCGGTTCCGACTACATTTCAGCAGCCTGAAGCATCGCAAACTTCCTTTGTAAATGTGTCTTTTGACCATGAGCCGGAAGCACCTCTTAATAGTGGTGACAACAGGGCACCTTGTCCTCTCCCCTCCTGA